A DNA window from Pseudodesulfovibrio thermohalotolerans contains the following coding sequences:
- a CDS encoding LexA family protein yields the protein MRTFRPEVGSGRWPGRISVPAGFPSPAEEYLEKRLDLNEHLVARPEATYFVRVSGDSMIGAGIHHGDLLVVDRSVDPRTGNVIIALVDGEFTVKQLRRTPLGLELAPENPEYTAIPLTDDTDFLVWGVVLHVVHKV from the coding sequence ATGCGGACCTTCCGGCCGGAAGTTGGGTCAGGTCGGTGGCCCGGCCGGATTTCGGTTCCCGCCGGATTCCCGTCGCCCGCCGAGGAATATCTGGAAAAACGGCTGGACCTGAACGAACACCTGGTGGCGCGGCCGGAGGCGACCTACTTCGTGCGCGTTTCCGGCGACTCCATGATCGGCGCGGGCATCCACCACGGCGACCTCCTGGTGGTGGACCGCTCGGTGGACCCCAGAACCGGCAACGTAATCATAGCCCTCGTTGACGGCGAATTCACGGTGAAACAACTGCGTCGGACGCCGCTGGGCCTGGAGCTTGCCCCGGAGAACCCGGAATACACGGCCATTCCCCTCACCGACGACACGGACTTCCTCGTGTGGGGCGTGGTCCTCCATGTGGTGCACAAGGTATAA